Below is a genomic region from Chroicocephalus ridibundus chromosome 31, bChrRid1.1, whole genome shotgun sequence.
CGCCGTCTCTCCGACCTCTCTGATTACCGCCGCTTAACAGACTCGCCGCTTGCGTACCGTCGCTCGCCGACAAAGTCCCCGATGGATTACCGTCGCCTGCCAGAAGCCCACGCCGATTACGGCCGGTACTCGGGGGGCTACGGCGACTACCTGCCGGCCGCCCGCGTCCACTCGGGCTACCAGCGCCGCCTCTGAGCCGGCCaccaccagggctgggggaggggggacgggacggTTTGACCACTTGCGTCGCCCACCACCGCGCCCGGCGCGGTGAATCCTCCGGCCGTCGCCGACGGTTatttttttagctgctttttcttttattctttctttttttggagttTTTAGAAGGAGCCGCGGttacggggagggggggaaacgaGTGATGGGCGCGCGGTTCACCGGCCCCTGTCGCCGTAGCGTCGTGGCACCGTCTCTCTTGCGGCCGCCAGCACTGCCGGTGCTCGGTACAACCCGAGCCGAGCCTGTGCTCTTTTTTCTACCAAcgtttttggggttgtttttttccccgtTTTGGGTTGGTTTCCCCCCGTTTCCCGGCGTCAGGGAGCAGCGAGGTTTTGTACGACTGTAAATAAATGCTGGGCTCTTCACCGTTTCCCAACCGTCTCCCGTCTGGTTCTTTGCCAGCCCGGCACCACCGAAGCCGCGACttcattttggggtgaaaaaaaacaattttgagAGGAGAAaccgtgtgtgcgtgtgtgtgagatCGGGGTGGCTTtgttttggggtgaaaaaagCCAATTTTGAGAGGAGAAACCACGTGTGTGATCGGTGTTTGCAGAACCGGACGCCATTAAAGTTGCCCAAAGCGCTTCCTGTCCCGTCGTCTCTCCCGCAGCGTAACTGATTAATGCCGCCTCATTAACCGCCGCGCTAATTAGCCAGGCTGAAGGTCTAATGTTTCTCCCCCCTCGTTTTTCAGGGCAGGCGCCGGGGGACGCGCACCCTCGGGGGGCTGGGACCGTCCCTGAGCCCACCCCGGTGACGGAGGAGCCCGCGGTGACCCGCACGGAGGCAATTAGCGGAGGCGGAGTCGCCCGTTGACGAGGAGCTGGAGGCTCCGGCTGCCAGACCGGGGCCCGGATGGCGACCAAGGCACGGTCCTGGGGCCTAATGGCGTTAATTAAGGAGCACcgagaggcaggaggggagcagcgCAGGCCCTTTGGGGACTAACgagccagccctgggcaggttaATTAGCAGAGGGTTTCAAAGGGGCCGCCCCTGAGGAAGAACCCCAGGGAAGGTGGGGGGCAGTTAACACCTGGCCTCCCTCGTTAGCCGTGGCCCttttggggggtgcagggggccaCTTTTGGGGTGAAAAGGGCCCTTTTTGGGGGCACTGCTGCCCCCCCACGCTCACGTGCCCCTTCGTTTGCAGCGCGGATCCGGCCGGCGGcgcggcagcaggcagggcagtgaCAGGGCAGCGGCGGCACCGGTGAGTCCAGGCGTTTTGGAGTCGAGGGAgtggaaaaattaattattttaaggaTAATTAAGTCCAGAGAAATAAGCGGTGCCGGAGCCAGCGGGATTTGTTAAAAATTTTGAGTTTATTTTACCGGAAAAGTGGgactggggggagaaggggagggggtcACACACTAAACGCGCCGGGCCTGGAGTCAGCGACCTGgtttggggttaaaaaaaaagctacgAGTGAATTATTcaccctctttaaaaaaaaacaacaccaaacctCAAAAATAATACGAAATAAAAGGATCGGCGCTGGGAAAGCAAAGCGAAGCTGGCGCTGCGGCTACGGGTACGGCTACGGCTACGTTCGCTCACGACCTGAGCCTAGACCAGCTAGGGGGGGACGACGGGGGCCCCAGAACTACCTGAAAAAGCCAAATCCTGCCATTCTGAGAACAAAAAGCTGAAGGACGGGGATTTGGgagcaggggttggggggggggagaggggagggggggattttgagcccgggctggggagaAGCCGAGCGTCCGTTAGGAACCGGCTCGTTAGCGGAGCGCAGCCCGTGCCGCGCGGCGCCGAATTCGGTGAGCAACGGGAACCCGACGTCCAGCCGCAAATATCTtacctgaaaagagaaaagcaagagttTGGCGCAAAAGCGAAACGTCCCGCCGTCGCCGCCGGCACAACCGGCACCGGGCTGGGGAACCGGGCCCAGCCCCGGCGCCCGCAGGAGCCCATGGCAACCAGAATCCTGAGGTGGTGGCCACGGCGGGGGGCTCTGTGGCCACCCCGTGCCGGGGCCGGTGGCAGCTTTTACCAGGCAGAGCCACCCCCGAACGGGAGGTACTCCCGGCAGCCGCGGCACACGGGGCTCTGCCGTGACGGGATGGCTGCAGTAATTAAAAGCAGCGGTAATTAAAAGCCTGCCCCGAAGGAGAGCGacccaccagcaccagcatccAGTGCCACAGTGCCAGGACGACACGAGGGCTCGGTGCTGGCTGCGgtaattaaaagcagcagtaattAATTGCTCCCCCCAAAGGAGATCGACTCACCAGCACCGACTGCGATGGTGCCGGGACAGCACCAGCCGTGGTAATTAAAAGCAGCGGTAATTAAGAGCTCACCCTGAAGGAGAGCGACCCGCTGGCACCAGCACCGATCGTGCATGCCCGGACAGCACCAACCATGGTAATTAAAAGCAGCGGTAATTAATTGCTCGTCCCAAAGGAGAGCGACCCACCAGCACCAACTGTGATGGTGCCGGGACAGCACCAGCCGTGGTAATTAAAAGCAGCGTTAATTAAGAGCTCACCCTGAAGGAGAGTGACCCGCTGGCACCGACACCGATCGTGCCAGTGCCGGGATGGCACAAGGCCTTTTGGCCCTGGCTGTAGTAATTAAAAGCAGCGGTAATTAAATGCTCCCCCCAAAGGAGAACGACCCACCGGCACGGATCGGGACGGTGGTGGACGACGGCACAAGGGCTCGGCCCCGGCTGCGGTAATTAAAAGCAGCGGTAATTAAAAGCTCAGCCCGAAGGAGAGCAAACCACCAGCACCAATCGCCGCGGCACGTCCTCGCCGTGCCAGCACCCGGGCTTTAACGCCGGCGGCTTCACCGCGACCCTTCCTCCCGGCGAGACGCCAGCGCGGCACAACCAGGGGCTTGGGAAAAGAAACCCCTCCCACCAACACGGATCCTGCCGGCAACGCCGGATCTGCTGCCAACGCTCACCTCCGGCTCAAAATGCCGAGTACCGCGCCCGGTCCGCGTACGGGTCCCGCCCGAACCGCTGCATGTCGTAGAGGGACGCCCGGGCCACCGAGGAGACCGGCGACAGTTGCCCCCGCTCGTACGTGTAGGCCTCTCCGACGGTGGTGGCCGCGGCGGCCGTGCGGCGCAGGGGGCTTCTATCCCGGGTGTAATAGGTGGAggaggcggccgccgcggcggcggtggcggcagcggcgacggcggccgccgcgccgggggTCGGCAGCAGAGCTCTATCGTACGCGTCTAAGGTGGTGGGGATGCGACTGGCCATGGCTGTGGTGGCGGCCATGGCCGAGGACTGGACCTGGGAGTACTGGGCGTACTGGGAGTACTGGGCCATGGTCTGCTCCGCGTAGGCGTCGTACGCGGAGGCCGTGGCGTAGGAGCGGACGCGGTAGCGCTTGTAGTAGTCGGCCATCCCGCCGTAGGCCTCATCGTAATAGACCGTCTCCCCATAGCCCGCGGTGTAGGGGGTGCGCACGGCTCCGTACTGCTCGTTATAGGCCTCGGCAAAGTCCGCCACTTGCCCCGGGCGATCTACCGGGCACTCTTTAGACCAGTGCCCTTCCTTCCCGCAGCGGTAGCAGCCGCTCTTGTCTCCCATCCCGGGCGCCGTCCGCAGCCGGCTGGTGGACAACTGCACGCGCATCCGCTTGCCTTGAGGAAGAGAGACGCGAGAGGGAGCCCGTCAGTGACGCCGCCGCGCCCACGGCGTGGCCACCACCGCCGGGACCGGCTAGGaccccctccccgcggccgcgCGGCCTCCGACGGCGCCGGGACCCCGGCCGGCGGCCACCCGACTTACCAGGACGGTGCCGCCGGCAACGCCCAGCGCTACCTGTGCCGGCCTGGACGCCGGCAGCCCAGCCCACCGGCACCTACACCGGCGACCGGTAGCCCCGGCCAGCGGCCGGCGACACCGCTGGCCCCGGTTCTCAACGGCAAGCTTCCCGCCGGAAAACACTGCTGCCGCAGCGGTGGCGGCAGAGAGGGATGCGACGCCGGATTAACCGCCCGCGGCAAGCCAAGCGCAGCTCCGGATGCGCCGTCCCGCTTGGAGGAAGAGTTTTGGGGGAAACGCCGGGAATGGGGGCGGTGGGGTTTGCCGAAACCCCAGCGGGAAACCGGGAAGGGCTTCGGGGTGAAGCACCGGATGATCCGGCACCGATTCCGGATGGGGCGAGAGGGGGAAAATGCCGAGGCTCGGCCGCGAGCTGGAATCCGCGGCGATGAGAGGGAAAAGCGCCCGCGCCGCGTTCTCGTCCGGGAAAGCGGCACGTCGAGAGAGCCCGAGCGAGCAACGCCGCGTGCCGCCGGCAGCAGGGACGCAGCCGGCGCGGGATCGGGCGCCTCCGCTCACCCTCTTACCAGGCAGGAGGCAGCCTGGCTTCACGCCGCGCCGGCGGCAGCCCGGCAGCGGCTTTCGGCACAAGAGTTGGGACTTCGCCGTCGGGATCCTCCTGCGGGGGCGGCCGTTGCTGGGTTAAGTCAGAGATGGATCAGTCccgtcctcccccagccccaagacgccccctctctctctgcccttgTGCCGGGAACCGGCAAAACGGGCTCACCGGAAAGCGGCCACACCGGCACAGCACTGGTTGGGCTGGAAtggtaaaaaacccaaccaaaatggCACCGGTTGGGCTGGAAtggtaaaaaacccaaccaaaatggCACCGGTTGGGCTGGAAtggtaaaaaacccaaccaaaatggCACCGGTTGGGCTGGAATGgtaaaaacccaaccaaaatggCACCGGTTGGGCtggaatggtaaaaaaaaaacaaccccaagggCACTGGTTGAGCTGGAATGGGAAAAAAGTCAACTAAAATGACACCAGTTGAGCTGGAATGGTAGAAAACCCAACCACAATGGCACTGGTTGGGttggaacagtaaaaaaaaccagccaaagTGGCACCAGTTGAACTGGaatggtaaaaaaacccaaccagaacaGCACCGGTTGGGCGGGAATGGTACAAAACCCAACGGCAGCGGCACTGCTTGAACTGGAATGGTaaaaaacccagcacaaaacCCCTTTTTGAACTGAATTCCAGCGCGGGGGGAGCCAGGTGGTGCCGCAGAGGCGAGCGCGGTGCCGGGCCGTCACCGTCAGGACGCCGCCGGCCTCGCTGAAGATCCCCCAACCTGCGCAACCCAAGCTGGAAAGGACCGGAAAAGATCTAATTGGAATATCGGGAAAACCCCCCGACCCCAATCCAGTCatccgcccccagccccggccttCCCGGCGCGGATCACCTTGAAACTCGGTGTTGTCCAGCCCGCGGATGGCCTCCACCGCGTCCTCCGCCCTCTCCATGTGAACGAAGGCGTAATCCTTCACGATGTCGCATTCGATGACGGGCCCGTACTCCTCGAATTTGGCCCGCAGCTCCAGGTTGGTGCAAGCCGGGCTGATGTTGCCCACGTGGAGCTTGGTGGAAGCCTTGCTCTTGTTCTTGCTGGCCTCCACGTTGATGCAGACGCCGTGCAGCTTGTGGTGGTGCAGGTTGCGGATGGCGTCCTCGGCCGCCGTCTTGTCCTCGATGTGCACGAAGCCGTAGTTCTTGATGATGTCGCACTCCAGCACCTTCCCGTACTGCTCGAAGAGGGACCGGATCTCCTGCTCCGTCGCCTCCCGCGGCAGGTTCCCGATGAACAGCTTCACCATCTCGCCCAGCCTGCGGCgaggacggggcggggggacgggacgacaCAGCGTTTCAGCCAAGAGACCCCCCCCCAGATACGTCCCCCGTTGGCTTCCCGGCGAGGAGGACCCGCAGCCGCGTCCCCTGCCCGGTAAAGGCCGCGAGaagccacccccctcccacccacccaccctccgGGGGGCAACAGCAGGgttgagctgggggggggggggggggtcacagggtgtgggggggggtcaccTGGCCCCCCAGGGGCACCCCATAGCTGGGACGTCTCCCACcggggagacaccccccccccaaccctgggtCTGCTCAAAGGGAGCCAGAGACCCTTCACCCCCCCCCAGACTCCAGGCCCacaaccccaaatccccccccaaaactctgcccccccccccccccccagggctgggcccCTAAACACCCCAAATCCCCACGAAACGCCCCAAAACTCTCTGTCCCTCCCAGGGCCGGGCCTCTAAACACCTCAGAATCCCCACGAAATGCCCCAAAactctgcctgcccccccccccaaacccatcaAAGctgtgcccccaaacccccccaaaacaccccaaatctgtgtgtgtgtgtccccccccgggttGTGCCCCAAAAtaccccaaatcaccccaaacCTCTGTCGTTCCCCCCCCCAGGGCCGTGCCCCTAAAGATCCCAAAAGCCCATGaaacaccccaaaaccctgcctgccccccccagcagagctgtgcccccccaaaaaacaccccaaatccccccaaaacaccccaaatctGTGTCGTTCGCCCCCCCCGGCCTATGCCCTTAAAGACCCCAAATCCCCCCGAAACGCCCCAAAaccctgcgccccccccgcccgggctGTGCCTCTAAAGATCCAAAACACCCCAAATCTCTGCCCCCCCCGGGCCGTGCCCCTAAAGACGCCAAATCCgcacaaaccaccccaaaaccctgcctgtccccccccagcagagctgtgcccccgaaacaccccaaatctcccccaaATACCCCAAAACTCTGTCGTCGTCCCCCAGCGCCGTGTCCCTAaagaccccaaatccccccaaaacaccccaaaaccctgcCTGCCCCCCCAGCTGGCCCcaaatcccgcccccccccggcctgtgTGTCCTCCCCCGACCCCCCCGGCAGGGCCGTGTCCCCAAACACCCCACAACCCGACGAAACctcccaaaacaccccaaaaatcctgttcccccccccccccccatttcctcCTCCGGCtatttcctgcccccccccccaccgcggccTCAGCGGGGCCAGGCCTGGGcctatgccccccccccccccagccctccataCCTGCCCCCCCCCATTCaaccccccttctccccatcgATCCCCCCCCCCCGTATCGATTCCCCCCATCGATTTTgcgcccccccctcacctgcGCCCCGTCGGCCGCGCGGTCCTCACAAAATGGCGACCGCGCTTCACCGGCCCGGACCCCCCGCCTCCCGCCTTCCCATTGGGCAGCGGCGCTGTCCGTcaaccccttccccctctcccgcCTTCCGATTGGCCGGTGGCGCTG
It encodes:
- the LOC134508069 gene encoding RNA-binding protein 4-like isoform X2; this encodes MRHREGLRLRSHGEGGGRGGGHPRAGQHRVSSNGRPRRRIPTAKSQLLCRKPLPGCRRRGVKPGCLLPGKRMRVQLSTSRLRTAPGMGDKSGCYRCGKEGHWSKECPVDRPGQVADFAEAYNEQYGAVRTPYTAGYGETVYYDEAYGGMADYYKRYRVRSYATASAYDAYAEQTMAQYSQYAQYSQVQSSAMAATTAMASRIPTTLDAYDRALLPTPGAAAAVAAAATAAAAAASSTYYTRDRSPLRRTAAAATTVGEAYTYERGQLSPVSSVARASLYDMQRFGRDPYADRARYSAF
- the LOC134508069 gene encoding RNA-binding protein 4-like isoform X1 yields the protein MVKLFIGNLPREATEQEIRSLFEQYGKVLECDIIKNYGFVHIEDKTAAEDAIRNLHHHKLHGVCINVEASKNKSKASTKLHVGNISPACTNLELRAKFEEYGPVIECDIVKDYAFVHMERAEDAVEAIRGLDNTEFQGKRMRVQLSTSRLRTAPGMGDKSGCYRCGKEGHWSKECPVDRPGQVADFAEAYNEQYGAVRTPYTAGYGETVYYDEAYGGMADYYKRYRVRSYATASAYDAYAEQTMAQYSQYAQYSQVQSSAMAATTAMASRIPTTLDAYDRALLPTPGAAAAVAAAATAAAAAASSTYYTRDRSPLRRTAAAATTVGEAYTYERGQLSPVSSVARASLYDMQRFGRDPYADRARYSAF
- the LOC134508069 gene encoding RNA-binding protein 4B-like isoform X4, which gives rise to MVKLFIGNLPREATEQEIRSLFEQYGKVLECDIIKNYGFVHIEDKTAAEDAIRNLHHHKLHGVCINVEASKNKSKASTKLHVGNISPACTNLELRAKFEEYGPVIECDIVKDYAFVHMERAEDAVEAIRGLDNTEFQGGSRRRSPNSCAESRCRAAAGAA
- the LOC134508069 gene encoding RNA-binding protein 4B-like isoform X3, whose protein sequence is MVKLFIGNLPREATEQEIRSLFEQYGKVLECDIIKNYGFVHIEDKTAAEDAIRNLHHHKLHGVCINVEASKNKSKASTKLHVGNISPACTNLELRAKFEEYGPVIECDIVKDYAFVHMERAEDAVEAIRGLDNTEFQATAAPAGGSRRRSPNSCAESRCRAAAGAA